From one Neofelis nebulosa isolate mNeoNeb1 chromosome 4, mNeoNeb1.pri, whole genome shotgun sequence genomic stretch:
- the AQP1 gene encoding aquaporin-1, with product MASEFKKKIFWRAVVAEFLAMTLFVFISIGSALGFNYPVKNNQTAGASQDNVKVSLAFGLSIATLAQSVGHISGAHLNPAVTLGLLLSCQISILRALMYIIAQCVGAIVATAILSGVTSSLPDNSLGRNELAPGVNSGQGLGIEIIGTLQLVLCVLATTDRRRRDLGGSGPLAIGLSVALGHLLAIDYTGCGINPARSFGSSVITHNFKDHWIFWVGPFIGGALAVLIYDFILAPRSSDLTDRVKVWTSGQVEEYDLDGDDINSRVEMKPK from the exons ATGGCCAGCGAGTTCAAGAAGAAGATCTTCTGGAGGGCCGTGGTGGCCGAGTTCCTGGCCATGACCCTCTTCGTCTTCATCAGCATCGGTTCCGCCCTGGGCTTCAATTACCCGGTGAAGAACAACCAGACAGCAGGTGCCTCCCAGGACAACGTGAAGGTGTCACTGGCCTTCGGGCTGAGCATCGCCACCCTGGCCCAGAGCGTGGGCCACATCAGTGGCGCCCACCTCAACCCGGCCGTCACACTGGGGCTGTTGCTCAGCTGCCAGATCAGCATCCTCAGGGCTCTCATGTACATCATCGCCCAGTGCGTGGGGGCCATCGTGGCCACTGCCATCCTCTCGGGCGTCACCTCCTCCCTGCCGGACAACTCGCTCGGCCGAAATGAG CTGGCCCCCGGTGTGAACTCTGGCCAGGGCCTGGGCATCGAAATCATCGGCACCCTGCAGCTGGTGCTTTGTGTGCTGGCCACCACTGACAGGAGGCGCCGTGATCTCGGGGGCTCGGGCCCCCTCGCCATCGGCCTCTCTGTGGCCCTGGGACATCTGCTCGCG ATCGACTACACAGGCTGCGGCATTAACCCCGCCCGGTCCTTTGGCTCGTCGGTGATTACTCATAACTTCAAGGACCACTGG ATTTTCTGGGTGGGGCCATTCATCGGGGGAGCCCTGGCTGTGCTCATCTACGACTTCATCCTGGCCCCGCGCAGCAGTGACCTCACAGACCGCGTGAAGGTGTGGACTAGCGGCCAGGTGGAGGAGTATGACCTGGATGGCGACGACATCAACTCCCGGGTGGAGATGAAGCCGAAATAG